The following proteins come from a genomic window of Gallalistipes aquisgranensis:
- the tsaE gene encoding tRNA (adenosine(37)-N6)-threonylcarbamoyltransferase complex ATPase subunit type 1 TsaE, giving the protein MKTLHIDHQRDLPDAAEEIVKELGRHRIVAFYGPMGAGKTTLIREIAGRLGVEDTVTSPTFALVNQYMTADGEKIDHFDFYRINRIEEVFDLGYEEYFDSGDICLIEWPEKIERLLPEDVLVVEIEIEDEESRIIRIGTRNEPN; this is encoded by the coding sequence ATGAAGACCCTGCACATAGACCACCAGAGAGACCTGCCCGACGCGGCGGAAGAGATCGTGAAGGAACTCGGCCGCCACCGCATCGTCGCCTTTTACGGCCCGATGGGGGCCGGGAAGACCACCCTGATCCGCGAGATCGCCGGCCGGCTCGGCGTCGAAGACACGGTGACCAGTCCGACTTTCGCCCTGGTCAATCAGTACATGACGGCCGACGGGGAGAAAATAGACCATTTCGACTTCTACCGGATCAACCGCATCGAAGAAGTCTTCGACCTCGGATACGAAGAGTATTTCGACAGCGGGGACATCTGCCTGATCGAATGGCCGGAAAAGATCGAACGGCTCCTGCCCGAAGACGTGCTCGTCGTGGAGATCGAAATCGAAGACGAGGAGAGCCGTATCATCCGGATCGGAACGAGGAACGAACCCAACTGA
- the porX gene encoding T9SS response regulator signal transducer PorX codes for MNGAKILWVDDEIELLKPHIFFLKGKGYDVETCNNGYDAIEMVQSHLFDLIILDEMMPGMTGLETLPKIKEIRPTTPVIMVTKSEEENIMDKAVGSKIADYLIKPVNPNQVLLSIKKNVHQQQLVTEQTTADYRAEFGRISTSFADARTFADWSAIYKKLVNWEIELTDSNDDSIREILAYQKDEANNEYAKFVRKNYLDWINRKDADTPVMSHTLMRSNIFPEADRNRKTTLLLIDNFRYDQWRSINALLHNWFDIATEEFYCSILPTATQYARNAIFAGLMPLAIDKLMPNLWLNDNEEGGKNQYEEDFLRRQLQTNGKSYRMTFDKLIRPEAGRKLIDNISKVYDADFSVIVYNFLDILSHARTETEIIRELTEDEAAFRSLTRSWFEHSDLFTILKMLSERGHTVIITSDHGTIRVDNPVKIIGDRETSTNLRYKTGRNLNYNAKEMFVINKPQEAQLPQSNITSTYVFAYNRDFFVYPNNSNQFVRYYKNTFQHGGISMEEMMVPYIVLKPKG; via the coding sequence ATGAACGGAGCCAAAATCCTCTGGGTCGATGACGAGATCGAGCTGCTGAAACCCCACATCTTTTTTCTGAAGGGCAAGGGATACGACGTAGAGACCTGCAACAACGGGTACGACGCCATCGAGATGGTCCAGAGCCACCTGTTCGACCTGATCATCCTCGACGAGATGATGCCCGGCATGACGGGCCTCGAAACGCTTCCGAAAATCAAAGAGATACGCCCCACCACGCCGGTCATCATGGTGACCAAGAGCGAAGAGGAGAACATCATGGACAAGGCCGTAGGTTCGAAGATCGCCGATTACCTCATCAAGCCCGTCAATCCCAACCAGGTACTCCTGTCCATCAAGAAAAACGTGCACCAGCAGCAGCTGGTCACCGAGCAGACCACGGCCGACTACCGGGCCGAATTCGGCCGCATCTCCACCTCGTTCGCCGACGCCCGCACCTTCGCCGACTGGAGCGCCATTTACAAGAAGCTGGTGAACTGGGAGATCGAACTCACCGATTCGAACGACGATTCGATCAGGGAGATTCTCGCCTACCAGAAAGACGAAGCCAACAACGAATACGCCAAGTTCGTCCGCAAAAACTATCTGGACTGGATCAACCGCAAGGATGCCGACACGCCCGTCATGTCGCACACGCTGATGCGGAGCAACATCTTTCCGGAAGCCGACCGCAACCGGAAGACCACGCTCCTGCTGATCGACAACTTCCGCTACGATCAGTGGCGCAGCATCAACGCCCTGCTCCACAACTGGTTCGACATCGCTACCGAGGAGTTCTACTGCAGCATCCTGCCCACGGCCACCCAGTATGCCCGCAACGCCATTTTCGCCGGGCTCATGCCGCTGGCCATCGACAAGCTGATGCCGAACCTCTGGCTCAACGACAACGAAGAGGGGGGCAAGAACCAGTACGAGGAGGATTTCCTGCGCCGCCAACTGCAGACCAACGGCAAGAGTTACCGGATGACTTTCGACAAGCTCATCCGGCCCGAAGCGGGCCGCAAGCTGATCGACAACATCAGCAAGGTGTACGACGCCGATTTCTCGGTGATCGTCTACAACTTCCTGGACATTCTTTCCCACGCCCGGACCGAGACCGAAATCATCCGCGAACTGACGGAGGACGAAGCGGCCTTCCGATCCCTCACACGGTCGTGGTTCGAGCACTCCGACCTGTTCACCATTCTCAAAATGCTCTCGGAGAGGGGGCACACGGTCATCATCACCTCCGACCACGGCACGATCCGGGTGGACAATCCGGTGAAGATCATCGGAGACCGCGAAACCTCCACCAACCTGCGTTACAAAACCGGACGCAACCTCAACTACAACGCCAAGGAGATGTTCGTCATCAACAAACCGCAGGAGGCCCAGCTGCCGCAGAGCAACATCACCTCGACCTACGTATTCGCCTACAACCGGGATTTCTTCGTCTATCCCAACAACTCCAACCAGTTCGTGCGCTACTACAAGAACACGTTCCAGCACGGAGGCATCTCGATGGAGGAGATGATGGTCCCCTACATCGTACTCAAACCCAAAGGATAG